The Macadamia integrifolia cultivar HAES 741 chromosome 3, SCU_Mint_v3, whole genome shotgun sequence genome segment TGTTaagcttagaaaaaaaaaaaaaaaaaaaaccttacaaGTTTAGATTGTCTCAGTTTGGATTTATGTCTAATGTGGTTGCAGATCTGCTGAATGTATTTGAGGTGTTTCTTCCACAACTCTTGCTTTACCCAAATCCTTCGGACCCATTAAATGGTGATGCAGCATCGTTGATGATGGAGAACCAAAAACAAtatgaacaaaaagtgaaaggTAAGAAACGTCTCACAAGTTTTATATTGTCCATTAAGACTGGACTTAAAGCAAATGGTTTGTTTCactgacagcaaaagcaattgTTTTCATGAATCAGAAATGCATTTTTGTTCTGATATAACTTGTAATAGCAGAGTACTGTGAACGATATGCGAAAAGAGAgaacattaccaacccccaagCTGAAGAGAGTAGTGACGACGACATCAGTGACAAACAGAGTACAAGAAGTGATGATGAAGTTGTGGGACACCCAGACCCATAAGCAACTTTTAGGGCCCAAGTCATCTTCAATGTAATGTGAATTCCTTCACTTCATGTTTACTGATCATTTGTGTAACAGCTGTATTCAATTGTTTATAAATATGAGTAGCTAGTAGAGTTCCTGAATCCAATTATTTGCAGGCCAGAGGGATCAtcagaaaaaatggaaaaacagatAAACATTGATTaagaaaattaaatgaaaaatatttatgtTTAATTTCTTCTTGCTGCAATTTTGTTCTACAATTAGCGATAGACACCACTTATTAATCACAGTATCTAATAAAAAGCATTATTAATTGCAACATCTAATAAGGAGCATGTTTCCTACTTCCTACTGCCTTCCAACTGAAGCCGATTTTCAGTATCCGAAGGCTAGTGAATATGTTcacatcatcatctaattaTGGGTTTATTTTTAGATCAATATCATTTCTTCACATGTTTTAATGTTTCGAAATTCAACACTTTGTTTGGTGCTAGAGATAGTGTAGGATTCCTATGGTAATTTAAGACATTTTATGTTCTCTATTATAGCCATTTCCTAGTCATTGTCTGAAGCTGAATTTGGCCACTGAAGTTTGGGAGCTCTTCTATTAATGGGCAGTCTTTCTGTATTCATTTGAAAAGTTAAAAGAGTTTTCCTTTGAGCTCAAAGAATATAAGCTTTGGATCTTTTAATGAAAATTGTAACTTGAAATGTCTGTGATATCACAGTCCATTAAGATGTTGGATAcatgttatttattattattattattttgggagagggataggtatgctagcgcattgcctaggaattaggtatgctagcaagATTTTGACCGTCggatttgatcaacttgaattaaatcgctggatggagagaagatgtATAAACTTTCAATCCACTGTAACTacaccttctctcccctcttcttgctacACTTTGCAACTGATCGGTGACCGGTGATGTTGCTTGATCGGAAATTACCATGTCCAGCCTGCAAACTGCTCCAAACTCTACAAAGCGATCTCCAAACTCTCCTGTCAATCTACGTCTACAAACCGGACAATCTTCAATAGATTTCCATTTGTATTAGATGTTGCAAGGCAAAgcccgaagaagaagaagggtttctAGGATTCCACATCCCCATCCTTAAAATCTAGCCCCCATTAGAAAGTAGAAATTTTATGCAATTGTTTCAATGGATTCTATACACAAAACTCTGACGATGAACTCAAATCATTAAATGGTTTTAGTGAATCTGTGGACAACAGATTCATTCCTTTCCCACTCGTCTTCGAAGTTTCAAGAAGCTTGGATCGATTTTCGGCGACATATCCAAGATTTTGAGCTCGAACTCGTAGGTACTAATGGAGTATGGTTTTTGTATTGATTCTTTTTCAACTTTTGCCTCTTTCTAGTGATGCTTGCGAAATTCTCAAAGTGAATGGGGATTTAATTGAATCATCATAATTTTCCTTTGggaagagggataggtatgctgccgatatcaaatatgctagcggatagcaccaataggaacacatgatggagtatcattcaggaaggatatgagggtcatttcaaaaaaagggaagagagatagacacaatgggtgctagcatacttgatattagcagtatacccaaccttttcccttttccttttattaggGATTGCtacaaaaattaataattttcaatttaaCATCTTCGATTAGAGCATGAAAGAAGTtcaactcccccccccctccccccccccccccccccctcccctttaaGTGAATAGGGGCGGCTGGGGTTTCCTAGGGTGGGTTCTATTGCAACAGGGGTTAGGAGAAGCTGAGGTGTGGATgcaggaagaggaagaagaagaagtagaagaagtgCAGGTGTTGACGATGATACGCATGAGTGGATGGTTTTGGTGATGCACAATGTGATGGGAAATGATTGGTGTTGCGGCGGTAGCGAAGCATCCGAAGCTGGGGCCTCGTTCAATGGCCACCTTCTGTTTTGAAGCTGGTAGCAGGGAATAGTGAGGTGAAGGGGGAGGGGTGTTGCAAGGAACACATGAGTGCCTAGGCAGGGAAGgctgttgtaattttttataagATTTGAAAGATTGTTGCCGAAGACATTGGGGGTGACGGAATTTAtggaagagagaggggaagCCGGAGATAgcgagggagaagaagagtaaCGGTAGAGCGTCGGGGCTGAATAGATTATATAAGACAACAAGTATAAATGGTATTGATTTAATCTAACGGTCTACCTTCGCTAGTATACTTAATTCCTAGATAACTTGCTACATTCTAAtcatttttcctattattttttaAGGTTTTCAGTTCTTGGAATCCCTAGGTTTCCTGTCGGCCTCAGTTTTTGCTGTCAGGCTAATAAATAAGGGGATTGGTGGGCACATTTATTTTGGGTTCCCAATCCTCCGATCATTGACACATGGGTGAGTGATGACACTACATGTCATGTGACCTCACCCAAAATGGGCCTGTAATTATGTGACAGACAAACTTGGGCTCCCATGGGCTGTAGAGTGGAGCCCATATTGTTAATTGTCAACTGACATCAAGTAATTTAACAACTATAATTCTCTGAGCCCAGCTTACTGAGGTCATTCAATGTGGTTCTAATAggctggctttttttttttttttccccgggAAAAGGAGTGTGTATATTCCCTCTGTCATTCTCTCCCCTttgttttcattcttttttcattaaatatGTGGGTCCTCTTTCTCTCTGATTAAATATGTCATTTTGCTATCTCCTATTGGTTGGGCATTAGATGTCACATAAAGTGGAAAACATGTAAGTTgcttcccattttttttaaggttttgtTTAGTATAACCACGATTAATTACACCGACCCTAGCACCACAATGGTTAGAACCTccatacagttttttttttttttggtgaaaaaaaaaaagaacttccATACATTATGAGAGTGGGTAACACTAATGACTAAtgcaaaatattttaaaaaaatgaaaataatttgaagTCAAAATACCTTTgcattgtaaaaataaaataaataaattaattaataaataaatctgATCAAACCGCAATAAATGTGATGTGTGAAGAAATTCTTGGTTAACCGTCGGTGAAAGAAAACTCATCCAAAAATTACGTAATTTAGATGGATGTTGTGTTACCATAGTTAGCTTTTAAAGTTCATTAACAATTAAtgttagcattttttttttaattttttgctaTTATAGCTTGAAAGGAAAGAGGTTCTCTAGGCTGCACAAAAGTATCTAGTATCTAGTGGCAGTTTGGATGGATCCTAACTCATTTCAAGgcttttttttgtggggggggggtgaaacTCATCAAGTTTCATAATATTAGAAGTCGCAAAGTGATAGAATAGAGTactaaaaaatccaatactACTAGGagatatatacatatatatataattgagtttAAAATTTGATACATGGGCAACGGTAGGTTTCGGCACAATAGTCAAGTAATAAGGAAGATTAGCCACAATCTGAGCGATACTAACCACCGTACCCTACCACCCATAGGTGTCTGTCTATCTTACATCCTCAAAAAAAGGAACTACAGTGTGTTTTCTTTGACACTCTCAAGTGAGAGGTCAGATTATCTAGTCTTCCCGGGCCGAAATCATTTTTAGACAAAAGCTAATTTACGTACACTATGACTCTCCCAAACCCTACATTCACGAAAATCTTGTGCATTGAATACATCCTTTAAAATTTAATAGATAGCCAATTCAATCAATTTCCTAGATATCCAATGGCTTACATTACTACATCATCCTTCTACATGACCCAACTAAGAAAACCATCCAAAGGATCCCTAGCTAacaagccaagtagaaaagctttcaccttcttcctttttccaaCTTTACATCATATCCAACTAGATGGAGCCTTCTAGTGAAACTTAGGCATTCCTACTATGCTAATTACCAGGTTCTGAAGGTGATTTGGGGTAAATATTCTAATCATGACCCTCTAGACCATCAAATGAGATTCCTCATCTACAAGGCTTTTTTGTTCACTATGCTTAGGCCTAAAAATCTTTGGTTCCTATGCTTGGGATGATATTATATTGGTGATTAGGTGCATTCATTAGACAGTTGGCTTTCAATTAGATACCAAACATTGCTACAGTTATGTAACTAACTTTGTATGATATTTAATGATAATTTTTGACAAATTAACCAGATATGGAGTTGGTAGGTTTGGTTTGAGGGAAATTTAAAATGATAAGAATTCGACCTGATATGACATGATTCATTAAACTATAATATTAAAGTCCAAGTTGTGTGGCCCATtcaactcatccatgataaattttacatctccatcaataaggtttGGAATTAAATCCTTCTATTATCATTCATTTTGTTTAAATAATAATACCACATAATGatagggagaaagaatgatTCTGGATCTTCTGCGATGAGCAGTGAGTGGTAATGAAATTCAACGGCTGGGAGGGGGTCTCGGTATGCACCATAGTCATTGGATGTTCACTATCGGCTCACAATTCACTGTAGAggattttttggtagaaagaatcTTGCCCATCTGGTGTTCCCTATGTCTAGACCCAGTTGTCCCTGTATGCATTGAATGCTTTCATTCTCTGATGTATCTGGGTATAAGGGGCATGGTCTAACGGAGTTCCTTTCCCCATAACAACATTACAACAATAAGAAAAGATTTTTATGAATCATCTCTAACCATTTTGCTAAATTAAGATGATTAAAGAAGTCATAACTTACAGTTCATAGCAAAGCATGAAGACAAATctttccacaaaaaataaaaaagtatgaAGACAATCTTAATCAAAAGTAAACGGTTGTGCAATGGTGGTGTTGTGGACCATACAATCATGGCTTTCTTCCTTTATGCTCTCTAAAATGGTGATCTTTTCTTTCCCAACTTTGTCTTCCTCTATTGAAAATGAATGAATTTGGTAGGTATCTTATGTCCAAAACTCACTCAATTGACTTTCTacccaagataaaataaagatCAAATTTACACTTAAACATGTTTATCCTTTGAAGGCACAGCATAAAATCATGGCCACAAGTAATTATCTCAGACAAGCACGTCACCATTCCTTAATTCCAAAATGGAGGTGGTGggtaaacactaaacaccccctaaattgaacccaaaagaagcctttatcaaaaaaaaaaaaaaaaaaaaaaagaaaagaagcgtTGTGGGGTCATATTTATTGGGGGGCGATGTTCCAATGTCTCACTTATATACGTCATATTTAATCACCAATGACAAACCAAACCAAGTGTGTTAAAGTTCAGACCGAACCGATTGAAAATGAATGGTTCAATTTGGATCGAATCGAATCAttatcggtttgattttggatttgggttttatgaaATCGTAGAAATCGAACTGATTGAAACCGAAAGACAGACCAAACCCAGTAAAAGTGGTCTGTATTGGGCtgataaaaaaatgaacaaacaaaaaaaaaaaaccagaatttttccattgatttccttatatatacatgtaaaatcaaaatcggaccagACTAAACCCAATTACAAACTGATAAAAAATAGACTGAAACTAAATCCGACTGAACAATTTCCTTAaaagtttggttttgggttggcCTATTAACAGACCAAAGCTTATTAATCTGATAACAAATTAGACCAAACCAATTGATAAACTTAGGCAATTACTAAAAGAATAATATTCTATCAAATCAAGACTATCTGATTCGAATAGTTGATAATCAATGGACGAAGGTGTTTCTTTaatattctttaaaaaaaaaagaaaaaaacctttcTACTAGCTTAAAAAATTCTTAGACTTAGTATGCGAAAAGACCATGTTGCCCCATGCTTAATGCATTAGAGATGCTAACACATATCCTCTTATAGTTCCCACGTTGCCATAGGTGTTTTCTTGGGCCAGCAGGATAGGATTCTTTGACGATATTCTTATGTTGCCTGTGTtgagatatttatttattttgatgtaAGGTATTAAAACTTGGATTAAGACTTAAAAGAAAGGGACCCAAGACCCAATTTTCAAGAGTAAATCTAGGAGAGACTTCCAACGAAACTTACATCTGTACCTCTAATCTAACGGGCAAGGGCCGTACGATTAGAATTACCATACTACCCCTCCAAGTATGAAAAGAACAAGAGCAGTCAGGCCTGAGACTGAATCCAAGGCTCTTTTTGGCATCCCATTCCCAGCCTTTAGAAGCTACTACCTGCCTTCTACCCACCTTTTCCCTACAATTATAAAACCAATTTTACAGGTTTTTTCTTCCAAGAAATTAAAACCCCCTCTCCAAAACCTGTCACTCTAGGGTTTCTGCTCCAACGCTGTCCAAGACAaggccttcaaagttcaaaacaaAGTTAAAATGAGGTTCATTAATGGCGGATTTCAACTAGCTGAGGTAAGTGAACCGCAACCTTAACGTCTCCTTGGTCTCTTCTCTTGTACTTGCACAGTAAAATTTCGTGCTccatttgggaaaaaaaaaaagatggtatTTTTGGATTAGAAACACCATCTTCAACCACTGGTTTGTTCTTAAATCTTGGAGAAGTTTGCTTTTCCAGTGTACCCATCTGCTAAAATGAATTGGGCCTCATCTTAGAGGAAGTTGTGGCTGATCTTTTCTTTTAAGCTCTTTCAAATTGAGAAGAAAATaagttggtttggtttcaaaGACAGGGAAATATGCTCTTTTCAGCTATACCCTCAAGAACTCTTGACTTTCATGTTGGAAAGGACAAAAGGATGGTGCTTTGAGCCTTCTCCTATTCATCCTAAGATGTCTTGGATTCAGTCTCAAATCAAGGGAAAAGATGGTCCTTTGACCTTTCCACCTGGtatttctcctcctctttcttcttcttcttcctcattccCACCTCCTTATAATAGTGATTATCAGAAGGAATCAACCCCATCATCATCTGCTGGAAGAATCAGTCCAGCGGTTCTTTTTATCATAGTTATTCTAGCCGTTATatttttcatctctggtctacTCCACCTGCTCGTTAGATTCCTCATAAAAAAACCATCTCCCTCGTCAACCTCCCAGTCAAACAGGTACCCGGAAATGTCGGGCTCAGATGCTCTGCAAAGGCAGTTACAACAGCTCTTCCATCTCCATGACTCGGGTCTAGATCAAGCTTTTATAGATGCTCTCCCTGTTTTCCTGTACAAAGAGATAATGGGCTTAAAAGAACCCTTTGATTGTGCTGTGTGCCTCTGTGAATTTTCAGAACTAGACAAGCTAAGGTTGCTTCCCTTGTGTAGTCACGCGTTTCACATCAACTGTATAGATACATGGCTGCTATCAAATTCGACATGTCCTCTTTGCAGAGGGACCCTCTTCAGCCCTGGCCTTTCAATTGAAAACCCAGTTTTTGAATTTGATAATCCAAGGGAGGAGGATGGGCTTCCCAGCGAAAGAGAGGATAGGTACCCTTGTGGACAGAAAACAGGAGAAACAGAGGAGATTGTTGGTGAAAAGAGGGTTTTTCCTGTGAGGCTTGGTAAGTTCAGAAATTTGaacaatggaggaggagaaggagagagcagTAGTAGTAATTTGGATGCCAGGAGATGTTATTCGATGGGTTCATTTCAGTATGTGGTTGGTGATTCCCATCTGCAAGTGGCCTTACGCCATGATAgagatggtggtggtgatgtGAAGATGGTGAAAGGGAGAGGACACAACGGGAATTCTTCAGTTGTTGGGGATATTGAGGGGAAGAAACTCAGTAGTAGAAGTAAAGGTGAGAGCTTCTCTGTTTCCAAGATCTGGCTTTGGTCCAAAAAGGGCAAATTCCCAATTTCTTCAGATTCTCATATGGGTGTTTCCTCTTCGTCTCTTAATGTTGGTTTGCCATGGCCTGAAAGAACTCAAGGTGTATGaaggtattttattttctattttcttgattATTCACTTCTCTCAATCCAATTACTGGTTGAGCTGTTATTtatattttccttcattttggGATGCAAATGGGTCTGAGTACTTTCAGTGAAATACCaatcttccctcccccctcgCCCTCTTCTATTAatccaatttctctctctctctctctctctctcatgtgatGATGAACTTCAATGAGTGTATGATATATCAAAGAAAAACCCATCTCTTGAGCTTAGAAAAGCAGAGCTGCAGTGGACTTTATGAAGTttttgaaatcaaatcaaagcaGGAAAATTTGTTGGGCATGAGTATATGACCTGTCAGGTCAATAAGCAAAACTACTGTTGTTGTATAGTGTATAGTAATAAGATGTGGGCAATCCTAATTCCTATGAGATTTACAGTAAGGAATAAATAGTAAAGCTTTTCTCAGTTGCCTTTGGGTGCTTGGTTCTTTTCTAAATGTCTTTATGGAAAATCTTGCTTTTGTGGCCTTCTTGTTGGTTGTGTAAATTCCCATTTTGACTCTTACTTTTTCTGTTGTGTGGGATGGATGATATAATGGTGGGATCTGTGAAAAGTGGTGTGAAGGATTATTGTGATGGAAGCTATGATTGGAAATGTTTGTTTTCAGAATTGGGGAGGACTGAGGTTCCTGAGGAGGAAGGCAAGGGAAGAGTGGTGGTGTGTCATGGTGGATGTGGGCCTCCCATTGGTGCTCTTTCAACACCTTCTCCatcagaaaaaatatataaaattcttctctttttatttttcttctgttgTGTGCTTTATggcttgtcttttcttttccctctctaaGAGTGGTCCGTCGGTGGAAATATATAACCCCCGCGGaccccgagagagagagagagagagagagagagagagactcactcACTGCCGCTCTCCAATAAGATCCAGATCCTCTCTAATCGATTGGGTGCCCAGCAAGGCATTTGATGGTTGGAAAAATTCGGACACACACCCCAACACATGGCATGCAACCTAGGTCTTCGTAGCCGTTAGGTGTCTTGTTGGATGCCCAATAATTGATCTTTTTTCCTCTGCAAGAGGGATTTAGATCCTGAGCCTAGTGTGCATGCGGCATGTGGGAGCCCTTTGGGGTGCATGCCCAGGTGTTGGGATGCATCCTCAAGGTTTTCCCAACTGTTAGATGTGGCTGGGCTCTCTTTGGTGTTAGAGAGGATAAGAATTGCTCCAAGGGGCCCCCAAAGCGTCGGTGGACATTGGATGCCCAATGTAGTTGGAGAGGATCAGAAATccctatttgttttgtttttagttAAGGATAAAGAAGACTGTCAGGCTGTTCTTATGCAGCCTCGCAGtgatctctctcccaaattaaGTGATGGGCGTGGTTGATAGAAGAGTCCATGATCTTGGAAGTTGTTGGGCAACTAgcaacatattaaaaaaaaaaaaaaaaaaaaaaaaaaaaaaaaaaggttttttttgatatataatatatactaaaggtaggggtgtcaatcggtcagtccggcttggtttcggtgtgggaaagctgaaatcgaaatcgaatcaataaggaaattctggtttcggtttggttttgatttcggtgcggttgggttttggtttgtctttggtttcttaaatcgatttgtaatcgggttgattttggtttttggttcagtttggattcgactttctatacaaatgtatataaaactatgtaaattttgattttttttaataaattttggagtgttttggttgcttaccggtttggtttcagtttcggtctgggttttgagtcggttttgatttggtttcgggttcatccggtttttggTGCAGTTCGTTtttgttttggggttgcaatactccaaatcgaaccgaaccaataaggctttggttcggttctgtccgtgttgttatcggtttggtccagttggttttaccggttcggtttaggaattgacacccctaactaaAGGTAGTTGTTCAGTGATTTAAGTGATTACTGCTAAAGGTAGGTTAGAGTAAGATATCAGATATATTCTATATTCTCTTAGTATGGTTCAAAatctcattaattaacaattagtCAATTACTGGCTGAGTGATTGGCTGATAGATTATGCAAATAAACAAATCAGAAGCCTCAAATGGAGAACACCAAAAGATTTGAAAGGAGAGAGAACTTACCTTTCCTGGATATTAAATTACTCGTCATTGGAAAACCCAAAATTAAATAGTCTCTTGAAGGAGGGACCATCTTGATcattgttatgaggaaacagtCTGAACcttaaaaaagtgattttttattttaattattattatttctttatatTATTTTGAATAGGGAATAAGATAGAATCAGGAATTGGATTTCCATCCAATTCaatcaaatcatttaatttaatttaattcaacaattgattaaaaaaaaaattctaaacaaTTAGATCAAATAAACTCCTGATATTGATATGTAATGATCCAGACTAATTAATCCAAAAATGATATAGGAAACCAAGCAATGTTTTTTAAGATTTTCAGTCGATGCTTTTAGTGTTGGGATTAGATTTGTCTTGTATGCCGTAGATTCACATATTTATTACTAGGATTGTATTTGTAATTTGGCTGGGTTTTAGATccatatgatatatatatatatatatatatgtggaagtagAATTATAATTGTGtgcaaattagggttttgtgtttccTAGATAGTGTCTTTGTCAGGAAAACCTAACAAGTAAGGTCAGCATATCACATTTTGAGGTGAAAAGTGGTGTACAGAGTTTTTCAAGTTTAATGGAATATCTCTGTTA includes the following:
- the LOC122073052 gene encoding RING-H2 finger protein ATL46-like; this translates as MLERTKGWCFEPSPIHPKMSWIQSQIKGKDGPLTFPPGISPPLSSSSSSFPPPYNSDYQKESTPSSSAGRISPAVLFIIVILAVIFFISGLLHLLVRFLIKKPSPSSTSQSNRYPEMSGSDALQRQLQQLFHLHDSGLDQAFIDALPVFLYKEIMGLKEPFDCAVCLCEFSELDKLRLLPLCSHAFHINCIDTWLLSNSTCPLCRGTLFSPGLSIENPVFEFDNPREEDGLPSEREDRYPCGQKTGETEEIVGEKRVFPVRLGKFRNLNNGGGEGESSSSNLDARRCYSMGSFQYVVGDSHLQVALRHDRDGGGDVKMVKGRGHNGNSSVVGDIEGKKLSSRSKGESFSVSKIWLWSKKGKFPISSDSHMGVSSSSLNVGLPWPERTQGV